AACAATTAAAGGAGAAAGAGAAGGAGATCTCTAAAAAAGAAGAATCTCGTAAATCGGATTCTAAATCTTCCTCATCTTCTTCCGATTCCAAAAGTTCCTCTTCCGGAGACTCTAAGAAATCCGAAGCTAAGTCCGACGACAATAAATCCAAAGAAGAACTCAAACAAGAGCTGAAAGAAACCAAAAAGGAACTGGAAACAGTTAAAGAAGAACAGAAGAAAAAAGAAGAATTCGACAAGAACGTTGTCGGAGGAAAAATTCTATTCCTCAAAACCTTAAAGTACACTTCAGACGGACATTATAGCAATGAGCTAAATGCATTAGATCCAACCAACGATGATGTAATCTTCAAAGGTGACTTTAATAAGATCTGTGGACGCACATTTGAAGTAGTGGATGGAAAAGCACTCGTAGTAGGTTATGAGTCCGATCACTCTGCCGCTCACAAACTTATACTGATCGATCAAGAAACATTAAAGCCTGCAGTTTGGTCTGCGGATTCTGTATTCTGGCGTTCTCCGATGATCATCAAGGGAGAAGAGATCTATGCCTTTGAAGAAAGAAACGGAAAATATTACTTAAGCCGTTACGACAAAACTTTAAAGAAAACTGCCGGAAGCGAAGAAGAGATCAGCCCGAACTCCAACGTAACCTTCTTCGGTGAAAAAATTTACGTTACCGGTAAGGAAGAAGGTTCCGGAAAAACTGAAATTGCAGTGTTCGGCAAAGCGGATCTGAAATTGATCAAGAAGATCAAACCTTAAGATTTGCCGGAAGCACGAAGAAGAGAAGGCGGGCTAAGCCCGCCTTTTTTTTATCTCATGGAAGTAAGATCTCTGTAAGCCCTTACAACTCCATCTGCTAGAGTTTTAGTGAATGTAAGTGCAACTCTTGCTTTTTCGGAAGCTACCATCACTTCATGAGCATCTACACTGTTCGGATCATATACCATTTTTTGGGTGAGTTCGTCAGCTTCTACTTGAAGGTCGTTTACGGATTTGAATGCATTTCTCATTGCTTCTGAAAAACTTTCAGCAACATAGTCCGGAGCTACCGGCTCTTTTACGTCTCCGTAATGGCGTTGGTCATCTATCTTTACGGAAACTTTGTCTCCCTTAGGAGAAAGAGGAAAACGAGAATCGGAATAACCTGAGTTATAGGTGTACCAAAGTTTGGAATTAAAATCTACGTTCATTCTTCTCTCCTATTAAGCTCTTCCGATCTCTAAGGCCTTGTTGAACATCGCCTTAGATCCGTTGATCATCTGGACGTTTGCCTCGTAAGATCTGGAAGCAGAGATCATGTCCGTCATTTCGGTGACTATATTTACGTTCGGCATTTCTACATAGCCTTTTTTAGGTCCGATTTGGATCGCGTCAGGGTGGGTAGGATCGTAAGTTAATCTTAAAGGACTCATATCCTTTTCGATTTTCATGACTTTCACACCTTTACCTTCTCCAGGAGAAAGGCCAAAAGGATAAACAGGGCTTTTCCATTTGGTTCTAAGATTTACAGGAGTCAGGATCACTCTGTCTCTACGAAAAGGGCCGTCACCGTTTGTATTTCTAGTAGTAGTCGCGTTCGCGATATTGT
The sequence above is a segment of the Leptospira hartskeerlii genome. Coding sequences within it:
- the fliE gene encoding flagellar hook-basal body complex protein FliE; amino-acid sequence: MNVDFNSKLWYTYNSGYSDSRFPLSPKGDKVSVKIDDQRHYGDVKEPVAPDYVAESFSEAMRNAFKSVNDLQVEADELTQKMVYDPNSVDAHEVMVASEKARVALTFTKTLADGVVRAYRDLTSMR
- the flgC gene encoding flagellar basal body rod protein FlgC — encoded protein: MGLFSAVNISATGLSAQRLRMDVIGNNIANATTTRNTNGDGPFRRDRVILTPVNLRTKWKSPVYPFGLSPGEGKGVKVMKIEKDMSPLRLTYDPTHPDAIQIGPKKGYVEMPNVNIVTEMTDMISASRSYEANVQMINGSKAMFNKALEIGRA